One window of Anaerolineales bacterium genomic DNA carries:
- a CDS encoding DedA family protein, which translates to MSDTIESTILSTLQTIFDQFGWAGVFALMTFENATGITPSEIILAFAGWMLIERHGISPTFIPIAGIYAGLGSALGASIAYWVARLGGRPVVDRFARYLNIEPELINKSEDQMHRWGPGLVLIGRCIPGIRTLISIPAGLAKIPFVKFFAATFIGAYVWCTLFIGAGYILGHEWMLISHYIKTHLPLVFSLGILAMLAFLAYHFRNRIKSLRWFAILRNVKFNQ; encoded by the coding sequence ATGTCAGACACAATCGAATCGACGATACTTTCCACCTTGCAAACCATCTTCGACCAGTTCGGCTGGGCGGGCGTTTTCGCGTTGATGACGTTCGAGAACGCCACCGGCATCACTCCCAGCGAGATCATCCTCGCCTTTGCGGGGTGGATGTTGATCGAACGGCACGGTATTTCGCCAACGTTCATCCCTATCGCTGGAATTTACGCCGGGTTGGGCAGCGCCCTGGGAGCCTCCATCGCTTATTGGGTGGCGCGCCTCGGCGGCAGGCCGGTCGTGGACCGCTTCGCCCGCTATCTGAACATCGAACCCGAACTCATAAATAAATCGGAAGATCAGATGCACCGCTGGGGTCCGGGGTTGGTATTGATCGGACGCTGCATACCGGGCATTCGCACATTGATCAGCATCCCCGCCGGGCTGGCGAAGATCCCGTTCGTCAAATTCTTCGCTGCCACTTTCATCGGCGCGTATGTTTGGTGTACACTATTCATAGGGGCGGGCTACATCCTCGGGCACGAGTGGATGCTGATCAGCCATTACATCAAGACACACCTCCCGCTGGTCTTTTCCCTCGGCATCCTTGCCATGCTTGCCTTTCTGGCATATCACTTCCGCAATAGGATAAAATCGTTGAGATGGTTCGCAATACTCAGGAACGTGAAATTCAACCAATGA
- a CDS encoding S8 family serine peptidase, producing the protein MTESENTPVYEEKNRSGGALALFLMFVLPMPLCLFIYHFILWTTEQSAIVSSSLQQLARAGAIGLASQAVLMSLLFGLLWYFTTDDRFKGWYAGMFGASLFGFPALALRFLGANNDQVGLIAQTLLAFVAALIVIRFGKNKPAWLPQSAPFGLLIAALGIFPLAIFGSLGSFADGFLSLLAGLSFGLLAAVWMADSENVFLDGVGAGALLALLASAFGYDGGQLILVVLIPAFAFGVAALLPSRTAAALGTGLLAFAGLAFFDPTELTFVLGDIAELASKAVGIALLIGWSVSVVALILFHVAGSGSGAGVKRIIGWTGAALAWISLVAVFFIFGNPGNYGDRLFVIFKNQADLSNLDSMTDLDARRTAAYETLVKTANIEQAGLRSAFDTMGVEYTPYYLQNSMEVQGGTLVRLFLLTRPEVDRVIPSPRLRAAPEDLPSPGFESAPPSDYIGWNISLIGADRVWDEFNVRGEGIVVGQSDSGVDGNHPALAEQYRGYNGSDDYNWFDPWDGTTSPNDEGGHGTHTMGTILGSGGIGVAPEAQWIGCANLDRNLANPALYLDCMQFMLAPFPIGGDPFTDGDPTQAAHVMNNSWGCPEIEGCDPNALLVASDNLRHAGIFVVVSTGNDGPNCETVYAPLSLYDSVFSVGAIDRFGNLADFSSRGPVTSDGSGRVKPDIVAPGVDVFSSLPENSYGSNSGTSMAGPHLVGVVALIWSAQPELIGDIEATENLIITTAEPYTGNTSLGCFTGDRPSNAYGFGMVNVYEAVKEALGK; encoded by the coding sequence ATGACGGAATCCGAAAATACCCCGGTCTATGAAGAGAAAAACCGGAGCGGCGGCGCGCTGGCGTTGTTCCTGATGTTCGTCCTGCCGATGCCGTTGTGTTTGTTCATCTATCATTTCATCCTGTGGACGACGGAACAAAGCGCAATCGTTTCATCTAGTTTGCAGCAACTCGCACGGGCAGGCGCCATCGGTCTGGCGTCACAGGCGGTCCTCATGAGCCTGCTTTTCGGTCTTTTGTGGTATTTCACAACGGACGATCGCTTCAAAGGCTGGTATGCAGGGATGTTCGGCGCTTCGCTGTTTGGATTCCCCGCTTTGGCACTGCGATTCCTCGGTGCGAACAACGATCAGGTTGGCTTGATTGCACAGACCCTGCTTGCCTTCGTCGCCGCATTAATAGTCATTCGTTTTGGTAAAAATAAACCGGCATGGCTCCCGCAGTCTGCGCCGTTTGGTTTATTGATCGCCGCCCTGGGGATCTTTCCGCTGGCGATCTTCGGCTCATTGGGCTCGTTTGCAGACGGATTCCTAAGTCTACTGGCTGGCTTGTCCTTCGGCCTGCTCGCCGCGGTTTGGATGGCAGACTCCGAAAATGTTTTTCTTGATGGCGTCGGTGCGGGCGCCCTGTTGGCTTTACTCGCCTCTGCATTCGGGTACGACGGCGGGCAATTAATTCTTGTTGTTTTAATTCCCGCTTTTGCGTTCGGGGTCGCGGCATTATTGCCTTCACGCACTGCCGCGGCTCTCGGAACGGGTCTTCTCGCGTTTGCGGGTTTGGCATTTTTCGACCCCACCGAGTTGACATTCGTTCTCGGCGATATTGCCGAGCTTGCGAGCAAAGCAGTTGGCATTGCCTTGCTCATCGGCTGGAGCGTAAGCGTCGTCGCGTTGATTTTGTTCCATGTTGCCGGATCAGGCTCGGGCGCGGGGGTGAAGCGCATCATCGGATGGACGGGAGCGGCTCTCGCGTGGATCAGTCTTGTTGCCGTCTTCTTCATCTTTGGCAATCCCGGAAATTACGGCGACCGATTGTTCGTCATCTTCAAGAATCAGGCAGACCTTTCAAACCTGGACTCAATGACGGACCTCGACGCGCGGCGGACGGCGGCATATGAAACGCTCGTCAAAACGGCGAACATCGAACAGGCAGGTCTGCGAAGCGCCTTCGATACGATGGGCGTGGAATATACGCCATACTATTTGCAAAACTCGATGGAGGTTCAGGGCGGGACTTTGGTGCGGCTTTTCCTGTTGACCCGCCCCGAAGTGGACCGCGTCATCCCCAGCCCGCGCCTGCGTGCCGCTCCCGAAGATTTACCTTCGCCGGGATTTGAGTCCGCGCCTCCTTCTGATTACATTGGATGGAATATCTCATTAATCGGCGCGGATCGCGTATGGGATGAGTTCAATGTACGCGGCGAAGGGATCGTTGTCGGTCAATCCGATTCGGGCGTGGACGGGAATCATCCCGCGCTGGCGGAACAATATCGCGGTTATAACGGCAGCGACGATTACAACTGGTTCGACCCGTGGGATGGAACCACATCGCCGAACGACGAAGGCGGGCACGGCACGCATACGATGGGTACGATCCTCGGAAGCGGCGGCATCGGCGTGGCTCCCGAAGCGCAGTGGATCGGCTGCGCCAATCTCGACCGCAATCTCGCCAACCCGGCTTTGTATCTCGATTGCATGCAGTTCATGCTCGCGCCGTTCCCTATCGGCGGCGATCCATTCACCGACGGCGACCCGACCCAAGCCGCGCACGTGATGAACAACTCCTGGGGCTGCCCCGAGATCGAAGGCTGCGATCCGAATGCGCTGCTTGTTGCGTCGGATAACCTGCGCCATGCCGGAATCTTCGTTGTCGTCTCCACCGGCAACGACGGACCGAATTGCGAGACGGTCTATGCCCCGCTATCTTTATATGATTCTGTTTTCTCTGTCGGCGCGATCGATCGGTTCGGAAACCTTGCCGATTTCTCCAGCCGCGGACCTGTCACCTCCGACGGTTCGGGAAGGGTCAAACCCGATATCGTCGCGCCAGGTGTGGATGTTTTTTCTTCGCTTCCTGAAAATTCATACGGCTCGAACAGCGGCACATCCATGGCGGGACCGCACCTCGTCGGCGTGGTGGCGTTGATCTGGTCCGCCCAACCTGAATTGATCGGCGATATCGAAGCGACCGAGAATTTAATTATCACAACAGCCGAGCCTTACACGGGCAATACGTCGCTTGGCTGTTTCACCGGAGATCGTCCCAGCAATGCGTATGGCTTTGGCATGGTGAACGTCTATGAAGCGGTGAAAGAAGCGTTGGGAAAATAG
- a CDS encoding site-2 protease family protein, with protein sequence MKWQWKLGTFAGIDVFIHATFLLLIGWVGFSHWLENNNWLDVLSGIGFILVLFLCVLLHEYGHALTARKYGIKTRDITLYPIGGVARLERMPEKPIEELWVALMGPAVNVVIAAGLFALLFLTGGLVPLTELGVASGSFLERVMVVNISLVLFNLIPAFPMDGGRVLRALLAMRMDYVRATQVAASIGQGLALVFGFVGLFSNPFLLFIAFFVWIGASQEASAVQMKNVISGIPVGRAMLTDYKSLSPRDSLSRMAQLILAGSQHDFPVIDDDGRILGVVTRDDFLAALTQHGQNIAVSAVMRSNPPEVDSYDMVEMALMKIQESGFPSLPVTHSGQLVGIVTAENITEYLMIRTALQSSRIPVTP encoded by the coding sequence ATGAAATGGCAATGGAAGTTGGGAACCTTCGCAGGTATTGATGTATTCATCCATGCGACCTTTCTTTTGTTGATCGGTTGGGTTGGATTTAGTCATTGGCTGGAAAATAACAATTGGCTGGATGTATTGAGCGGCATCGGGTTTATACTCGTGCTCTTTCTTTGTGTGCTATTGCACGAGTATGGGCACGCACTCACCGCCCGTAAATATGGAATCAAAACACGCGACATTACCCTCTATCCCATAGGCGGCGTGGCGCGTTTGGAACGAATGCCCGAAAAACCGATCGAGGAATTGTGGGTTGCCCTGATGGGACCGGCGGTGAATGTGGTCATAGCGGCGGGATTGTTCGCGCTTCTTTTCCTGACCGGCGGCTTGGTGCCGCTGACCGAGCTTGGGGTGGCCTCGGGAAGTTTTCTTGAACGGGTGATGGTGGTGAATATTTCACTTGTTCTGTTCAATCTCATTCCCGCCTTCCCCATGGACGGCGGACGCGTGCTGCGGGCTTTGCTTGCCATGCGCATGGATTACGTCCGCGCAACGCAGGTGGCGGCCTCCATCGGGCAGGGATTGGCTCTCGTATTTGGGTTCGTCGGTTTATTTTCGAACCCCTTCCTGCTCTTTATCGCTTTCTTCGTATGGATCGGCGCATCGCAGGAAGCCAGCGCGGTCCAGATGAAGAACGTCATAAGCGGCATCCCTGTGGGGCGAGCCATGCTGACCGATTACAAGAGTCTCTCGCCGCGCGACTCATTATCACGCATGGCGCAGTTGATCCTGGCGGGTTCCCAGCACGACTTCCCAGTCATTGACGATGACGGACGCATCCTGGGTGTGGTCACACGCGATGATTTCCTGGCTGCCCTCACCCAACACGGGCAAAACATTGCCGTCTCGGCGGTGATGCGAAGCAATCCACCGGAAGTGGACTCTTACGACATGGTCGAAATGGCATTGATGAAGATCCAGGAATCGGGCTTTCCATCCCTGCCTGTCACCCACTCAGGCCAGTTGGTGGGCATCGTTACTGCCGAGAACATCACCGAATATTTGATGATCCGAACCGCTTTGCAATCCTCGCGGATCCCCGTCACACCCTGA
- a CDS encoding cation-translocating P-type ATPase, with amino-acid sequence MNWHTIEIEQALNETGSSRDSGLTVEEAQRRFSQYGANELIERGGRTPLKILWEQITATMVLILIAAAVAAGMLGDTKNTIAIISIVALYALLGFIQEYRAEQAIAALKKMSVPNVRVLRDGKLNELSARDLVSGDVIQLETGNIIPADLRLLEAVNLRIQEAALTGESEAIEKHTAAISAEDLPLGDRRNMAYMGTIITQGRGLALVVATGMKTELGKIADMIQSVKQEQTPLQRRLDALGKTLALIGLGIAVLIFILGILRGDELRHMLLTAVSVAVAIVPEGLPAVVTITLALGAQRMLTRQALIRRLPAVETLGSVTVICSDKTGTLTENRMTVVVLDVAEHAIDLTGDVARDGSLHATRRLGSPVQSSLSLTMIGGALCNDARLIDEGDDRFRTMGDPTEGALVVAAAKMGYWKSSLDSSFPRAAELPFDSERKRMTTVHHLGQYDPTVLSGLDIGDKRYIAFIKGGVDGLLDITSHVWANGESLPLDDNWKSRIEAANERLARKGMRVLGVGFRLMNSIPEIIQTDLEQNITFVGLFGMIDPPRSEVQAAVAVAKAAGIRPIMITGDHPLTAIEIARQLGIVSAPAAVPGGGDSAGSIKALTGVELENLTPDELKNVVDEVSVFARVAPEHKLRIVQALQEKGHIVSMTGDGVNDAPALRKADIGVAMGITGTDVSKEASDLVLLDDNFATIVAAVKEGRTIYDNIRKFVRFSVAGNIGKVLVMLLAPFLGKPLPLLPLQLLWLNLLTDGLLGLGMGVENPETDTMKRKPYSPTEGVFSRGAGFQTIWVGMMIGGLALGLGAWYFFTGRPEWQTMIFTSLAFMQIFQAFAARSDKESLFEIGIWSNPVLAGMALLVFALQMMVIYIPAMANFFEVVPLSLADLAISAASGLVVFIVMEVSEKFRK; translated from the coding sequence ATGAACTGGCACACAATAGAAATCGAACAGGCATTAAACGAAACCGGCTCTTCCCGGGACTCAGGCTTGACCGTGGAAGAGGCGCAGAGACGCTTCTCCCAATACGGCGCGAATGAACTCATCGAGCGCGGCGGGCGGACACCCCTGAAAATCCTCTGGGAGCAAATCACCGCCACGATGGTCCTGATCCTCATCGCGGCGGCGGTCGCGGCAGGTATGCTCGGCGACACGAAAAATACCATCGCCATCATTTCGATCGTCGCGTTATACGCCTTGCTCGGTTTTATCCAGGAATACCGCGCCGAGCAGGCCATCGCCGCGCTCAAGAAAATGTCCGTGCCGAATGTGCGCGTGCTGCGGGACGGCAAATTAAACGAACTTTCGGCGCGCGACCTTGTGTCCGGCGACGTGATTCAACTCGAGACCGGCAACATCATTCCAGCCGATCTGCGCCTGCTCGAAGCGGTCAATCTGCGCATCCAGGAAGCCGCGCTGACAGGCGAATCGGAGGCGATCGAAAAACATACCGCCGCCATCTCCGCGGAAGACCTTCCTCTCGGCGACCGTCGCAACATGGCATATATGGGCACCATCATCACACAAGGGCGCGGGCTGGCGCTCGTCGTTGCAACGGGGATGAAAACCGAACTCGGCAAGATCGCGGACATGATCCAATCTGTAAAGCAGGAGCAAACGCCGCTTCAACGCCGGCTCGACGCGCTTGGTAAAACCCTTGCCCTCATCGGGTTGGGTATCGCAGTTTTGATCTTCATCCTCGGCATCCTGCGCGGCGACGAACTGCGCCACATGCTGCTCACCGCTGTCAGCGTTGCGGTCGCCATCGTACCCGAAGGCCTGCCCGCTGTCGTAACCATCACCCTCGCGCTCGGCGCACAACGGATGCTTACAAGGCAGGCATTGATTCGCAGGCTTCCCGCCGTCGAAACGCTCGGCTCGGTCACGGTCATTTGTTCCGATAAAACCGGCACGCTGACGGAGAATCGAATGACCGTGGTCGTGTTGGATGTTGCGGAACATGCCATCGATCTGACCGGGGATGTGGCCCGCGACGGTTCGCTTCACGCCACCCGCAGGCTGGGTTCGCCGGTCCAATCCTCCCTCTCGCTGACGATGATCGGCGGCGCATTGTGCAACGACGCCAGATTGATCGACGAAGGCGATGACCGCTTTCGCACCATGGGCGACCCGACCGAAGGCGCACTCGTTGTTGCTGCGGCAAAGATGGGATATTGGAAATCCTCGCTTGATTCTTCCTTCCCGCGCGCGGCGGAACTTCCCTTCGACTCGGAACGCAAGCGCATGACCACCGTTCATCATCTCGGTCAATACGACCCCACCGTGCTCTCCGGACTGGACATCGGCGACAAGCGTTACATCGCGTTCATCAAAGGCGGCGTGGACGGCCTGCTCGATATCACGAGCCACGTCTGGGCGAACGGCGAATCTCTTCCGTTGGATGATAACTGGAAGTCCAGGATCGAAGCGGCAAATGAGCGTCTCGCCAGGAAAGGGATGCGCGTCCTCGGCGTTGGATTCCGTTTGATGAATTCCATCCCTGAGATCATTCAAACCGACCTGGAACAGAATATCACCTTCGTCGGTCTGTTCGGCATGATCGATCCGCCGCGCTCCGAAGTGCAGGCTGCGGTGGCGGTTGCAAAGGCCGCGGGAATCCGCCCAATCATGATCACCGGCGACCATCCGTTGACCGCCATCGAAATTGCGCGGCAATTGGGCATCGTTTCCGCTCCCGCCGCCGTCCCCGGCGGCGGGGACTCCGCCGGGAGTATTAAGGCATTGACCGGGGTCGAACTCGAAAACCTGACGCCCGATGAATTGAAAAATGTCGTCGATGAAGTGAGCGTGTTTGCGCGTGTTGCCCCCGAACATAAATTACGGATCGTGCAAGCCTTGCAGGAGAAGGGTCACATCGTTTCGATGACCGGCGACGGAGTCAACGATGCGCCTGCCCTGCGCAAAGCGGATATCGGCGTGGCGATGGGCATCACCGGCACGGATGTGTCGAAAGAAGCGTCTGACCTCGTATTGCTCGACGATAACTTTGCGACCATCGTTGCGGCAGTCAAAGAAGGGCGCACGATCTACGACAACATCCGCAAGTTCGTGCGCTTCAGCGTGGCAGGCAACATCGGCAAGGTTTTGGTCATGCTGCTCGCTCCGTTTTTAGGAAAGCCGTTGCCGTTGCTTCCATTGCAGTTGTTATGGCTGAATCTATTGACCGACGGCTTGCTCGGTTTGGGCATGGGAGTGGAAAACCCTGAAACGGATACGATGAAGCGCAAACCCTACTCCCCCACCGAGGGCGTATTCTCGCGCGGCGCAGGGTTTCAAACGATCTGGGTCGGCATGATGATCGGCGGGCTCGCGCTCGGGCTGGGAGCATGGTACTTCTTCACTGGTCGCCCCGAATGGCAGACGATGATCTTCACCTCGCTGGCATTCATGCAGATCTTTCAGGCATTCGCCGCACGGTCGGATAAAGAATCTTTATTCGAGATCGGTATATGGAGCAATCCTGTTCTTGCGGGCATGGCGCTATTGGTTTTTGCCTTACAGATGATGGTGATCTACATCCCGGCAATGGCGAATTTCTTCGAAGTCGTCCCGCTCAGTCTCGCTGACCTTGCCATCTCGGCAGCTTCCGGGTTGGTCGTGTTTATCGTGATGGAAGTTAGTGAGAAATTCAGGAAGTAG
- a CDS encoding pyridoxamine 5'-phosphate oxidase family protein — translation MTKITRPKFPKGYVDNPISEVPWEYVEEKLTNAKHYWMCSVRPNGRPHVVPRWAVYLDGRLYYDGSPETRHARNIFENPNVTVNLEDGQKAIILEGITVPAPKPTPEFAQRLVAAFHKYAEDGYTPEATQWDEGGLFVFTPRQCIAWTVFFENPTKFIFD, via the coding sequence ATGACAAAGATCACCCGCCCGAAATTTCCAAAAGGATATGTTGATAACCCCATTTCCGAAGTGCCTTGGGAATATGTCGAAGAAAAATTGACTAACGCCAAACATTATTGGATGTGCTCCGTTCGTCCAAATGGGCGTCCGCATGTCGTGCCGCGTTGGGCAGTATATCTCGATGGCAGGCTTTACTACGACGGCAGTCCTGAAACGCGCCATGCCCGCAACATCTTTGAGAATCCAAATGTAACTGTAAATCTTGAAGATGGACAGAAGGCGATCATCCTTGAAGGAATAACCGTCCCTGCGCCCAAGCCGACGCCTGAATTCGCACAACGTTTGGTCGCTGCTTTTCATAAATACGCAGAAGACGGTTACACTCCTGAAGCCACACAATGGGACGAAGGCGGTTTGTTCGTTTTCACCCCGCGCCAGTGCATCGCATGGACGGTTTTCTTCGAGAACCCGACCAAATTCATTTTCGATTGA
- a CDS encoding LysE family transporter, producing the protein MWIYLLQGIGFGFAAASQPGPFQAFLISQALTRGWKRALPGALAPFLSDGPIILLSVLVLSQLPDWVQRILYILGGLFILYLAFGAYRSWRDYDKLIAPSKPANHQTIFKAAMTNVLSPGAYIFWMVATGPILVQGWREIPVYGIGFLSGFYLAMISTLALIIFIFGSASALGPKLNRTMLLISAFALAGFGLYQLWQGFIG; encoded by the coding sequence ATGTGGATTTATCTTCTTCAAGGGATAGGATTCGGCTTCGCCGCGGCCTCCCAACCCGGACCATTCCAGGCATTTCTCATTTCCCAAGCCCTCACCCGCGGCTGGAAGCGCGCCCTGCCCGGCGCATTGGCTCCATTCCTGAGCGACGGTCCCATCATATTGTTGAGCGTGCTTGTCCTCAGCCAACTACCGGATTGGGTTCAGCGAATCTTATACATCCTAGGCGGGCTCTTCATTTTATATCTCGCCTTTGGCGCGTACAGATCCTGGCGGGATTATGACAAGTTAATCGCGCCCTCCAAACCTGCAAATCATCAGACCATCTTCAAAGCGGCGATGACCAATGTTCTCAGCCCGGGCGCTTATATCTTTTGGATGGTTGCGACGGGCCCCATTTTGGTGCAAGGCTGGCGCGAGATCCCCGTTTATGGGATCGGGTTTCTCTCAGGTTTCTATCTTGCCATGATCTCCACCCTTGCCCTGATCATTTTTATCTTCGGCAGTGCCTCGGCATTGGGACCGAAATTGAATCGCACCATGCTTCTCATCTCTGCATTCGCTTTAGCGGGATTTGGCTTGTATCAATTGTGGCAGGGATTTATCGGTTAG